GGCTGTCTTTAATTGTATAAAAATTATTGCGCAACTTTACAAAAAGACCGCTCGTTAAATTCGAGGAAATAAAATTAGCCGCTCTTTTCAAGGACACATTGAAAACGCCCTTGAATTCTTGTGGAGTAAACACCTCTAATCCTATTTTTTTAAGTTTTTCTTCCACTTCTATACGTTTCAGTTTTAGTGCCATATACCAGTAAAAATGAATTGACTACCTTCATTGTAGTCTATGGCGAAATCCATGTCAAACATATATAGAGGAGTGGCGCGGAATGCACCCCTCTCACACACTCCTGCTTATTATATTTTAATTCGCGCGAATTAGAATATATAAGAATGGTCCCATTTATATCAGTTTTCTCGTGTAGCCTGTAAGAATGTTCAAAAAAACAAAACGGGCGATAATAGCTCTATGAGCATATTCCGCCCGTTGCCGCAAATAGTATTTACTATTAAAACTGGAAGTGAAGACCCAGCTGCTGCTGATAACCAGCGATTCTTGCGCTCAATGCAACGAATCGCCCCAGAAGTGAGTTCATGTTCGGCATGATGATAACGCCGGCTAAGAGGATGACGATCAAATATTTTTTCATAAGAGTCTGCGCCTTGTGGGGAATACCTCGACCTTTGATCCCCTCCATTGATTCCATTACACCATACCGCGGCAATTCCGCATCAGGGGGAAAACTGACTCAATTCCTCCCTGCAAAAAGGATCTGTCAGAGTTTCTCAAAATCCTTTTCCGAAATTCCGAGCCCGAGATTCCTCATCACGCTATAGGCGTCTGCGGCGCGGCCGAGGAAATAGCGCTTACCGTCTTTGGGGTTGATATACCACGCCTCTCCCCTGCTCTCTACCTGCAGAAATATCTTGCCCTTATGCTTATTGGCAAACGCGATATCAGTGCGCACCTTAGCGGTGCCATGCACCGTGGGCGCGCTTCCTTGCTCGATCTCTTGCTTATCGCCCATGCCGTCGCCATCCGTATCGGCTTTCGCCTTATCCGTTCCCAGCGCGTCTTCGAGCAGATCCGACAATCCATCTTTATCTGCATCCTCCCCTGCCATCTGCACGAGCCCCACGGGAATTTTTGACAAATCAACTGTCTTTACGCCAACCCCCTGCTGGCGCATAATCGCATACGCATCATCCGCACGGCCTAAGTAATACGCGGTCGTGTCCCGCACGCTAAAATACCAGGCTTCACCATGTTTCTCGACCTGGAGAACAATTCTCCCCAAAAGCGACCTCCCCTTGCTGCTGGAAATTTTCTTTGAGGACAAGGGCGCAGAAGACGATTGAGGCTGGAGGTTCTGCGACAGTGATGGCGCGGGTGACGGAGCGGCTGAAGAGGAGGGGGTCGCCGCAGGAGGAGCAGCTACCGGCCTGCCGAGCGAGAGCCCGGCAAGCACCTCACGCTCAAACTGCGCGACAAGATCGTCAAATTTCTTCTGATCGCTGCCGTACCACTCAAACATGACAACCATCACGCGATCCTTCTCTCGTATGCGATAACCGGCGCCAAACCATTCAGCGGTGTTCCCCGTTTCTTCATTTTCGAAACGGTATCGGTAGTGGATGCCATCCGGCACCTCGCCGTTCACACGGTAATGAAATGATGACTGATAACGTTTGGGAGTGTAGAGAGACGCGACGGTAAAATCGCTGGCAATGATATTCTTAATAGAATCAAAATACTGTTCATTTGTCGCGTTTTCTACGCTTGAGGTTTGTTCCACAAGATACACGCCCCAGCCTAACTCCGGTATGTCCTGATTTTGGCCGCTCGCCGGATGGCCGGAATGGTTAAGCGGCTTGAGCACCCATGGCTTGGGTACGGTAATCGTAAAGTGAGGTTTCGCGTGTTCGTAATACCGCTGTTCTGTAAAAGGAGCGCCATCATCCTTCAACACAAGCGTTTTGAACATGCTGTCAATCTTGTCTTTATCTTTCTTGTTTTTGCCTTCATACCAGGTGAGCGTGACAATGTATTGCTTACTTGGGAATAGGGCGGTATATAACTCCCCTTCCGACACTTGTTTTGCGAAACGTTTGCCGGTCTTTCCGCTCACCACCATATCCCCCTGTTGAATAAGAGAAGAGATCTTCTGGAGTATGTTAGCACTTACTTCCAGGATATGCGGCGTGATGAGAAGCTCCGTAGGCGCCCAAGATGCACTCAAAAATCCACCGTCGGGATCGTCATTTTCCACGCCTATGGCGTTCTCGTCATCGTGAAAAAATTTCCAGCCATCCGGTTTCGTCATCTTAAGATAAGGGATAGTGCTGGTAAACACGTTGATATTTTTCAGCCCCACTTGCTCCCTGATAAGCGCATCTATCCTGCCCTGCAAAGGTGAAACGCTTGTGGACTTCTGGTATGCCTTCAAGAGCCACGGTTCTACCGTTGCCATGCTAATGGCGTATCCAAGGCTTCCCGTGTAATCAGAATGCGCTTCCGAAGTGATGCCGATAAGTTCTCCGCTCACATTCACGAGTGCGCCGCCGGATGATCCAAAGGAAATCACGGCGCCGGTTTTTATCCACGATTTTTGATATTTTTCTAACGTGCCCGCGACCGTATCCACGCTTGCGGTAATGGTCTTCCCTCCAATGCTGGGGTACCCGAGCGCGAGCACCTCGTCGCCGGTTTTCACTGACGCGTGCGTGCCGCGATTATAATAATCAAACTGGGTGATGCGGCTAAGACCCTCCACGTTGCGGATTTTCAAGAGCGCGAGATCAAGCTCCTTATTTTTGTCGATCACGTGGGCGGAATAACTGCAGTCCGGCTCCTCGGTGAGCGATGTGGTAAGGCATACGATGTACGCGGTTGCGAGGGGCTCCCGGAACCGATCCTCGCTGTGGATGACGTGGTAATTGGTGAGCATGTCGCCCTGGTTATTGATGATAACTCCCGAACCATAGCCCACGAGGACGAGATTGCGATAATTATCCTCAATGTAAGTCTTGATTTTTACCACAGCCTTATGCGCGTCATCCGCGTTCACCGCCGCGCGTGCGGGCATAGCGGTGCTGACAACAAACAAGATTGCAGCCATGATAATGACAAATGTTCGGGAAATGGTATACATAAAATTCGCGATTAATAATAAAGCCCCTATGCTTAAAATGTTCAGATCGACGTGTCAAGTGTCCGTAGACTTGGCATCTATGAAATTATAATAAACTTACTTTGAGACCTCATTTGAAGGCGCGCCCTTTATTGTATTTAATTCTTTATACTGCAAATACGTGTAGGCGATGAATACAGGAGTGATGATGCTGGTGATAATTTGTATGATGTTTTGCCATACTGCGCTGAAGATCTTGTCGCCTGTGAACATTTTCACGGGAATGGAGAGGATGACGTAGATCAAGACTGAGATAACGAGGACAAACAGCGACCTTCCAAATATCGCCCACCAATATCCTGTTATTATTTCCTTACTTCGCTTCAATGACGCGCGGATTCCCGAATTTTCGAAAACCACCACAAATAACGCAAACGAATAATACACCCAATAGATAATGCCAGGTACGATGAGGAGAAGGGACAACAACACAATTAACAATCCGTACAGAAAGCCCGCACCTACCACTTTCCACCAATAGCGCTGCGCGCGTTTGAATGTCTCTCGCACCGATTCGGAGGGCAGTGACTGCATGCGGAGACATATCGCCGTAGAGGTAAGAATGCTGAGGTAAACAAGCAGAAGAAGCCACACGATACCGAAGATGCCCAGAATAATATTCACAATCGCCTCCTCTCTTGCGCTCCCCTTATGAAGTACCATGATTATCACATTAAGAAGCAGCAATACACGGGGGAGCAATCCTACGAGGATTATCAATGCGTAAGGCTTGAGCTGTGAAAGGACGAGCTCAACCGCCTGTTTGAATAGGTCGGGAGGACTGCTAAGTGTGGGTCGTTGAATTGTAAGTGGTTGCATATCATTGGTCATACGTGATGGAGTGAGATTTAATGCCAACATAGTGAAGGTTTTTCACCGATGATTTTCTCCAAGTAGGTGATTGCGTCCCGCTGGTCTCCCAAACGGTCTGCCAAGCCCACATCCAATGCGCGTTTACCCAACATGGTTGATCCATCGGCAAGGTTCTTGATAGCCGCTTCATCAAGTCCTCTATTGACCGCCACATCTTGGACGAACATATCGTGGAGCGCCACGATGTCCCGCATCATGAGCTGTCTTTCCTCATTTGTTAGTGGCTTATTTGAGTTTCCAATATCTTTGTATTGTGCGGATACTAAGCGTTCGTATACGAGCCCTTCACGATTATTTTTTCCTGTTTCCTCAAGAAAAGACCAGTTGACGCCTATCCCACCTACATCAGATGTAGGTGAAACGAAAATCGTATCGGCGCCGCTCGCGGCTAAATATGCGGACGAAGTACCGCTGCTTCGTATGACCGCAACCGTCGGCTTCTGCACCCGCTTGAACGCGTCGGCAATTTCTTTCCCCGCAGTGAGGGAACCGCCGTATGAATCAAACTCGAGCAACACCGCCTTGACGCGATCCAGTCCTTCAGCCTGCTCAAGGTAGTGAATGATCCTGTCCGACGATACCCTGCTCTCTCGCTCCTCATTTTCATCTGATTTATCATCACCAGAGTTCGACTCATTCGGTATATAAGTTAAGATGGTTCCATGCACCTCGATGCCCATTACATTGCCGTCTGGACAGATTTCTGACGATACACTCATCTCCCCACGAGTCGAATCTTTTCCAAAATGGTTCTGATAATTCAACGTCCAATACGAAACCAACGTTCCGACAACGAGGAAGTAAAAAAGTACTTTCAACGATCTCATTGTGCTTTCAAATGCTGGGGACATAGTATTATGTTGATCGCTTCAGCCAATTATATCATCCAACTCCTATGTTGGCTAACAGTCAAATGCAAATATTGCTCAATATTAAGCTCTGTGTGTGAGTACAAATCAACGTACTTTTATTATTTAATTACCTATAAAATTCAATACGACACCCATAATTATCAAACAAATTCCCAAAAGCGTAAACGGAATTTTTATCAGGATTCGAGTTTGCTCATTTTTATCCTGAAATAATTCCCTGAATCTACCATAGCCGGGGAAGATAGTAAATAAATAGTATATCTTACCCAATGCTGAAATAATGATGGGGAACTGCATTAATGCTATTATGACAAAACCAAATATAATCAGACGTATTGCTGTACTCATAGACTAAGCTATTATTCACTACTCTGGGTCTTTTCTAATCCAACCGCCAAGAAAACCGAATCCTGTCTTAAGAACTGACCAATATTCTGCTTGTAGTACCTGGCGTTCGCATACGTCAAACTGGTGTCCCTGTCATACATGTGCCCTGTAAACTTCCTCTGTTCGTCGAAGGAGCCTGATTTCCAGTCAATCCTCATTGATCCGTAGGGGTAGTAGTCCAATAATTGTACCATGCCTCCGGTGCTATTCGTAGCGACGTTAGAACCCGTCAGATGATCCGTGTGGATGTATTGGAGGGTTGAGCCTTCCACTGTGGCAACCAGCTGGCTTCCTGCGTAGATATGCTTACTATTCTTCGTCCCATCGCTATTATACAGCTTATTCGCATACCGCGTCGTCACGCTTCCTGAAACCAGTTTCGTCCTCTGGCCTGTATGGTCGTACTGATAGGTGACGGTGGAACCTGTTTTCTGGGATTGGGTCAGCTGGTTGGCGTAGTTCCATGAGTGAGTCCAGGTGGAATCAGAGGTCAGGTTGCCGTTGTTATCATACGCGTAGGTCACGCCGTTGACCGACGTTGCCGCATGGGGGTTCGCGTAATTGGTGCCTTGGTAGAGGTAAGCCCCGACATCTGACTTGTTAGAGATGTTGCCGATGGCGTCGTAGGAATACGTTTGCGTGAAGTTTCCTGGACTGGTGGATGTGGCGTTGGTGGCGATAGCGGAGGTAAGGCGATGCAGATCATCATAGGCATGGGTGATGGTATCCGCGTCTGGCTCTGCATTTGGCGCGATTGCGGGGGCTATTTCGTCGAATAAATCTTATTAAGGTATTTGCCCCCTTATCTATACTCAACTTCACTCAATCAATCATAATGCCTATATTATGCAATTGTTTCTTTGGGTCCCAATTTTCTGGTTCATTGTCTATCTTATCTCTCCATGGCATTCCCTCCTCTATCCACTTTTTACGCAATTCCAAATGCCGTTTCTCGCGCTCTTGCGCAGTCTTACCGAAATCATGATATCCATATTGTATATGACAACATGGGCAAATATTATCGGACTGACTGTCTCCCTTCCATGCAGGCTCATGATAAACCGAATATATATCGTACCCGCATACCGGGCAATAAGAATCGTTAGTCATATCTCATTCCTTAATAACGTTATCAACTTTATTCCAATCAACCAACTCGCCTTGTTGGTTATTCCAATAATCCAGATTTGTTCCTTGTCCATGAACGGCAGGGTCTGGTTTGAAGAACGTCCTGATAGTGCCGTCCGGATTGTAGGAACCGAGCGTGTTCGCTGCTTCGTCATAGACTCTGACAATGCCATCTTTATCAATCTTAGTCGGCAACTTATCGCTCTGTGCTCTCTGAAGAAAGTCGCGAGCCAAATCTGTATATTCGTCAGCGCTCCGAGCGCCGAATTCGCTAGCATGGTCCAAGTAATGTTCTTTATATTTTGTAGGGCTGGCCCACGCCTTAGCTCCTTTCAACCCTTTCGACGCATCCGCCACATTATCGAAGTGGCCCGCAACGAGTCTCGCTGCCTTACCGTATCCGCCTCCAACGGATAGAAGCCCAATGCCTACGCCTGCAAGAGTAATACTCTTCTGAATTTTGGTCGAGTTTGGATTAAGCCAAGTCTTTACGAGATCATAGACGTCCCAGACCGTAAAACCCGCTTCAACTGCAAGGTACATTAATCCTGCGATACTGAATGTAACCGGTTCAGTGCCGAACGGGT
This sequence is a window from Patescibacteria group bacterium. Protein-coding genes within it:
- a CDS encoding trypsin-like peptidase domain-containing protein; the protein is MYTISRTFVIIMAAILFVVSTAMPARAAVNADDAHKAVVKIKTYIEDNYRNLVLVGYGSGVIINNQGDMLTNYHVIHSEDRFREPLATAYIVCLTTSLTEEPDCSYSAHVIDKNKELDLALLKIRNVEGLSRITQFDYYNRGTHASVKTGDEVLALGYPSIGGKTITASVDTVAGTLEKYQKSWIKTGAVISFGSSGGALVNVSGELIGITSEAHSDYTGSLGYAISMATVEPWLLKAYQKSTSVSPLQGRIDALIREQVGLKNINVFTSTIPYLKMTKPDGWKFFHDDENAIGVENDDPDGGFLSASWAPTELLITPHILEVSANILQKISSLIQQGDMVVSGKTGKRFAKQVSEGELYTALFPSKQYIVTLTWYEGKNKKDKDKIDSMFKTLVLKDDGAPFTEQRYYEHAKPHFTITVPKPWVLKPLNHSGHPASGQNQDIPELGWGVYLVEQTSSVENATNEQYFDSIKNIIASDFTVASLYTPKRYQSSFHYRVNGEVPDGIHYRYRFENEETGNTAEWFGAGYRIREKDRVMVVMFEWYGSDQKKFDDLVAQFEREVLAGLSLGRPVAAPPAATPSSSAAPSPAPSLSQNLQPQSSSAPLSSKKISSSKGRSLLGRIVLQVEKHGEAWYFSVRDTTAYYLGRADDAYAIMRQQGVGVKTVDLSKIPVGLVQMAGEDADKDGLSDLLEDALGTDKAKADTDGDGMGDKQEIEQGSAPTVHGTAKVRTDIAFANKHKGKIFLQVESRGEAWYINPKDGKRYFLGRAADAYSVMRNLGLGISEKDFEKL
- a CDS encoding RHS repeat-associated core domain-containing protein produces the protein MTYAYDNNGNLTSDSTWTHSWNYANQLTQSQKTGSTVTYQYDHTGQRTKLVSGSVTTRYANKLYNSDGTKNSKHIYAGSQLVATVEGSTLQYIHTDHLTGSNVATNSTGGMVQLLDYYPYGSMRIDWKSGSFDEQRKFTGHMYDRDTSLTYANARYYKQNIGQFLRQDSVFLAVGLEKTQSSE
- a CDS encoding S49 family peptidase produces the protein MSPAFESTMRSLKVLFYFLVVGTLVSYWTLNYQNHFGKDSTRGEMSVSSEICPDGNVMGIEVHGTILTYIPNESNSGDDKSDENEERESRVSSDRIIHYLEQAEGLDRVKAVLLEFDSYGGSLTAGKEIADAFKRVQKPTVAVIRSSGTSSAYLAASGADTIFVSPTSDVGGIGVNWSFLEETGKNNREGLVYERLVSAQYKDIGNSNKPLTNEERQLMMRDIVALHDMFVQDVAVNRGLDEAAIKNLADGSTMLGKRALDVGLADRLGDQRDAITYLEKIIGEKPSLCWH